In Desulfatirhabdium butyrativorans DSM 18734, one genomic interval encodes:
- a CDS encoding aminoacyl-tRNA deacylase — translation MAKLPAAPTTQAIRALEKAAIRYRLHTYPYVEKGGAPHAAVALGVDLHCVIKTLVMETDANKPLLVLMHGDREVSTKALARFLDVKRVAPCSPERANRLTGYQVGGISPFGIRSPMPVYMEAGILGLERIFLNAGKRGWLAELDPKEVMAALSAVLVEVGIEA, via the coding sequence ATGGCAAAACTACCCGCAGCCCCAACAACTCAGGCCATTCGGGCCTTGGAAAAAGCCGCCATCCGCTATCGCCTGCACACCTATCCCTACGTGGAAAAAGGCGGCGCGCCGCATGCCGCAGTCGCACTCGGCGTGGATCTGCACTGCGTGATCAAGACGCTGGTCATGGAGACAGACGCAAATAAGCCGCTGCTGGTGCTGATGCATGGGGACCGGGAGGTTTCCACCAAGGCGCTGGCGCGTTTTTTGGATGTGAAACGTGTCGCTCCCTGCTCTCCCGAGCGGGCCAACCGTCTGACCGGATACCAGGTAGGGGGCATTTCGCCCTTCGGCATTCGCTCCCCCATGCCGGTTTATATGGAAGCGGGCATTCTCGGGCTGGAGCGGATCTTTCTCAACGCCGGCAAACGGGGCTGGCTTGCGGAACTGGATCCGAAGGAAGTGATGGCCGCACTGAGCGCCGTTTTGGTGGAAGTGGGTATCGAGGCATAG
- a CDS encoding response regulator, protein MKGAKIIVIDDENIVGKMIKATFEKDGYHVETFLSAPPALARMKEEPFDVIITDLKMKGIDGMEVLRTVKKESPDTKVIMITAFASMDAAVEAVRGKVDDFFPKPFKIKDLKACIERLLGG, encoded by the coding sequence ATGAAAGGCGCTAAAATCATCGTGATCGATGACGAGAATATCGTTGGCAAGATGATCAAGGCCACCTTCGAAAAAGACGGCTACCATGTGGAAACCTTTCTCAGCGCGCCGCCCGCACTGGCGCGGATGAAGGAAGAGCCCTTCGATGTGATCATCACCGATCTGAAAATGAAGGGGATCGACGGCATGGAAGTCCTGCGCACCGTCAAGAAGGAATCGCCGGATACCAAGGTGATCATGATTACGGCATTTGCGAGTATGGATGCCGCCGTGGAAGCCGTTCGGGGAAAAGTGGACGATTTTTTCCCGAAACCCTTCAAGATCAAGGATCTGAAAGCCTGCATCGAACGCCTGCTGGGCGGGTGA
- a CDS encoding lytic transglycosylase domain-containing protein, with product MNTAAIRIGLWLWVALAIAFSPVQGPCIDQPIQPSGDPCIQRLLDGVRAAGDRLDFCGEPVPLAQTDIRERFEREMLIMLGDPAQVLLWLKRSARFSPDIEAALSQRGMPQDLKFIPVIESAFLPNAGSSKGAIGHWQFIAETGKRHGLAVNAAIDERRNPQSATFAALDYLSDLYSQFQSWTLAAAAYNMGEEGLRTEIFLQDCRDYYQLDLPKETQRYVFRIIAAKTILSHPEKFGFNLGPKDLYPPWAVRTVSLELRESTPVLLIARAANTTFKRIRDLNPQIRGRLLQPGPLSLDIPLEGTDGFEQRFESLVQSRTNAGEKGAHIVQKGDSLSLIAAKYNIPLKALLMLNRMDAKKNLQPGDRILISPDAIP from the coding sequence ATGAATACTGCTGCCATCCGCATCGGCTTGTGGCTGTGGGTCGCCCTGGCAATCGCTTTCTCCCCGGTTCAGGGCCCCTGCATCGATCAGCCCATACAGCCCTCCGGCGACCCCTGTATCCAGCGGCTGCTGGACGGGGTGCGGGCTGCGGGAGACCGGCTCGATTTTTGCGGGGAACCGGTTCCGCTGGCCCAGACCGATATCCGGGAGCGCTTCGAGCGGGAAATGCTCATCATGCTCGGGGATCCGGCGCAGGTGCTGCTGTGGCTCAAACGCAGCGCCCGCTTTTCCCCGGACATCGAGGCCGCATTGTCCCAGCGGGGCATGCCGCAGGATTTGAAATTCATCCCGGTAATCGAAAGCGCCTTCCTGCCGAACGCAGGCTCCAGCAAGGGCGCCATCGGACACTGGCAATTCATTGCCGAAACCGGCAAACGGCATGGCCTGGCCGTGAATGCAGCCATCGATGAAAGACGAAATCCCCAATCCGCCACATTCGCGGCGCTCGACTACCTGAGCGATCTTTACAGCCAGTTTCAATCCTGGACACTGGCCGCAGCAGCTTACAACATGGGCGAGGAGGGATTGCGAACGGAGATTTTCCTGCAGGATTGCCGCGATTATTATCAACTGGATCTCCCCAAGGAAACCCAGCGGTATGTCTTTCGGATCATTGCAGCCAAAACGATTCTGAGCCATCCGGAAAAATTCGGTTTCAACCTGGGCCCCAAAGACCTCTATCCGCCCTGGGCCGTGCGCACCGTTTCACTGGAGCTCAGAGAATCGACGCCCGTCCTGCTGATCGCCAGGGCAGCCAACACCACCTTCAAGAGGATCCGGGACCTCAACCCGCAAATCCGGGGGCGCCTGCTGCAGCCAGGTCCCCTGAGCCTCGATATTCCCCTGGAAGGAACCGATGGATTTGAGCAGCGATTCGAATCCCTGGTGCAGAGCCGGACAAACGCCGGGGAAAAAGGCGCGCACATCGTGCAAAAAGGCGACAGCCTTTCCCTGATCGCCGCCAAATACAACATTCCCCTGAAAGCCTTGCTGATGTTAAACCGGATGGATGCCAAAAAGAATCTGCAGCCGGGTGATCGGATCCTCATTTCACCCGATGCCATCCCCTGA
- a CDS encoding lysophospholipid acyltransferase family protein: protein MRWNASTLIRTEAFAAIAYRMIGALCRTYRYSLIQSEQWIDLHRSGHTVLLCMWHQQFFPAFYYFSKHQPPAISIMISQSADGDIASAIAAKGGFAPVRGSSSRGGMAALKAMIRSMRTTRLAGHIVDGPQGPAGIVKPGIAAMARATGAVIVPLYASADHSWYARSWDRFMIPKPFSRVSLTFEAPIFWKELDGQGLEDIRQHLEERMRPHLIAPKLP, encoded by the coding sequence ATGCGCTGGAATGCCTCAACCCTGATCCGGACAGAAGCTTTCGCCGCCATCGCCTACCGCATGATCGGGGCGTTGTGCCGCACGTACCGCTACAGCCTGATCCAATCGGAGCAGTGGATCGACCTGCATCGAAGCGGCCATACCGTGCTGCTGTGCATGTGGCACCAGCAGTTTTTCCCGGCCTTCTACTACTTTTCCAAGCATCAGCCCCCGGCCATTTCCATCATGATCAGCCAGAGCGCAGACGGCGACATCGCTTCCGCCATCGCCGCAAAGGGTGGCTTTGCGCCTGTCCGGGGCAGTTCTTCGCGAGGCGGCATGGCGGCGCTCAAGGCCATGATCCGCAGCATGAGAACAACCCGCCTGGCGGGACACATCGTCGATGGCCCCCAGGGTCCTGCCGGAATCGTCAAGCCTGGGATCGCCGCAATGGCCCGGGCGACCGGAGCCGTCATTGTCCCGCTGTATGCTTCGGCCGATCATAGCTGGTACGCCCGAAGCTGGGACCGATTCATGATCCCCAAGCCCTTTTCCCGGGTCAGCCTGACGTTCGAAGCGCCCATTTTCTGGAAGGAGTTGGATGGACAAGGGCTTGAGGATATTCGGCAGCACCTGGAAGAGCGGATGCGACCGCATCTCATCGCGCCAAAGCTTCCCTGA
- a CDS encoding cache domain-containing protein: protein MKKFLFVTMLTSFGWLSPLVANGSTPPILKEVHRKIHAEFQVLDFAMKATAQQLGASGLTGDGASASLAELCEKFAFAVDCAAVDPKGKMVTVAPPAYKHLEGTDIGTQEQVRAVIQRHKPIMSEVFRAVEGFDAVDVEYPVFDPQGKYIGSASLLFKAEAFFGQVLPPLTKNIPVAIWVMEKGGRIIYDVDAAEIGLNLFASPIFQPYPQLRKIGRRISASREGSGSYQYKVSGENAVVPKSAYWKTVTLYGTEWRVVGVHAEKAPSGSKAKLAEASIRPEEKLAALAMEANLVKALSEGNQIETIQYFKKFYKTTSGIYAIEWIDRNGINRFGYPAGNSLIGYDYHQKRTTGDQEVLDILASRRKSSMELPLTEGGVGVFNFMPVLDGDHYLGMIYIIRLR from the coding sequence ATGAAGAAATTCCTGTTTGTAACGATGTTGACTTCCTTTGGATGGTTATCCCCGCTTGTCGCCAATGGCAGTACGCCGCCGATTTTGAAAGAAGTCCACCGGAAAATACACGCGGAATTTCAGGTGCTGGATTTCGCCATGAAGGCAACAGCGCAACAATTGGGTGCATCCGGCCTGACGGGTGATGGGGCGAGCGCATCGCTGGCGGAACTGTGCGAAAAATTCGCTTTTGCCGTCGATTGCGCCGCCGTTGATCCGAAGGGTAAGATGGTGACTGTGGCGCCGCCCGCTTACAAGCATCTTGAGGGGACGGATATCGGCACGCAGGAGCAGGTCAGGGCGGTCATTCAACGACACAAACCGATCATGAGTGAAGTCTTCCGGGCGGTTGAGGGTTTTGACGCCGTTGATGTGGAATATCCCGTTTTCGATCCTCAAGGAAAATATATCGGCTCTGCCAGTTTGCTGTTCAAGGCGGAAGCATTTTTTGGTCAGGTTCTGCCCCCGTTGACGAAAAATATTCCTGTAGCCATATGGGTGATGGAGAAAGGGGGAAGAATCATTTACGATGTAGATGCAGCCGAAATTGGTTTGAACCTCTTTGCTTCGCCGATATTTCAACCCTATCCCCAGTTGCGGAAGATTGGGAGGCGCATTTCAGCAAGCAGGGAAGGCAGTGGCAGTTACCAATACAAGGTTTCCGGGGAGAATGCCGTTGTTCCCAAAAGTGCCTATTGGAAAACTGTTACTCTTTACGGAACCGAGTGGCGTGTTGTGGGTGTGCACGCCGAAAAGGCTCCATCCGGAAGCAAGGCAAAACTGGCAGAAGCTTCGATCCGACCGGAAGAAAAGCTTGCCGCCCTGGCAATGGAAGCAAACCTGGTCAAGGCCCTATCGGAAGGCAATCAGATCGAAACGATACAATACTTCAAAAAATTTTATAAAACCACATCAGGGATATATGCGATCGAATGGATCGACCGAAATGGGATCAACCGGTTCGGTTACCCGGCAGGCAACAGCCTGATCGGCTACGATTACCATCAGAAACGAACAACGGGGGATCAGGAAGTTCTGGACATTCTGGCGAGCCGGAGGAAGTCGAGCATGGAATTGCCATTGACGGAAGGGGGAGTCGGGGTCTTCAACTTTATGCCTGTGCTGGATGGTGACCATTATCTTGGCATGATCTATATCATCCGGTTGCGATGA
- a CDS encoding type I restriction enzyme HsdR N-terminal domain-containing protein, with translation MGGHHLILGKLQDIITGETLDDTLDERYRQELARRLIETLGFDKSEIRGHLPLEVRAQGKLARIKIDWIVLHEERIIMLVRYGPGSIVTRHRPALAISRLLAPYQIPVVVVTNGRDADVLDGATGKIIGSGLDAIPSRKALMERWQSFPFSPISGERAEKEACILYAYEVDDACPCDEEICRLAP, from the coding sequence ATGGGCGGTCACCATCTGATTCTGGGGAAGCTACAGGATATCATCACCGGCGAAACCCTCGACGATACCCTCGATGAGCGCTATCGGCAGGAGCTTGCCAGAAGACTCATCGAAACCCTGGGCTTCGACAAGAGTGAAATTCGCGGGCACCTTCCGCTCGAAGTTAGGGCCCAGGGCAAGCTTGCCCGGATCAAGATCGACTGGATCGTTCTGCACGAAGAGCGCATCATCATGCTCGTCAGATACGGCCCCGGCTCCATCGTCACCCGGCATCGCCCGGCTCTGGCCATATCCCGGCTGCTCGCCCCATATCAGATACCGGTCGTCGTGGTGACAAACGGAAGAGACGCCGACGTGCTGGATGGCGCTACCGGAAAAATCATCGGTTCCGGCCTCGATGCCATCCCCTCCAGAAAGGCATTGATGGAGCGGTGGCAATCCTTTCCGTTCTCGCCCATTTCCGGGGAGCGCGCCGAAAAGGAGGCCTGTATCCTCTACGCCTATGAAGTGGATGATGCCTGCCCCTGCGATGAAGAGATCTGCCGGCTGGCGCCTTGA
- the ptsP gene encoding phosphoenolpyruvate--protein phosphotransferase: MEPENNQRRNTDHFNLLCDMSELTTILADSKNIAHFLRQTARMVARHLHADVCSIYLFDDQRHELVLRATIGLNPASEGKVRLKSGEGLVGMAMLSRQPVCEGFASSSRHFKYFEETGEERFESFLAVPIIRGIENIGVLVVQHSQRDYFDETDMMALKATASQLAGAIENARLLMDMAETPQRGACVPESLRFVRGRSASSGFALAPCVKFEKAGALLFDDDLTEAGSHLGMAEFQEAFHKTLEQLKTLQDRFAQRLPESASLIFTAHFMILKDSRFHTEIMAKIQAGMDACRAVKAVTRHYIAMFSASPYLYLREKVIDMQDLGARLIENLMDRNTDSHGGLQHRIVIAKELYPSDILKLASQDVAGIVLVSGGITSHVSILAQSLQIPTLIVDKPDLLTIPDNTPVLMDADIGNLYVDPSQRILKQFEERNSARVQASRLSRQMEPATCTADGERVHLYANINLLSELPLANQLLAEGIGLYRSEFPFIIRSNFPSEEEQYQIYKRLIEQMPGKPVVIRTLDIGGDKVLAYSDSTGEANPELGLRSIRFSLQNTEIFEQQIRAVLRAGADHPDVGIMFPMICSLDELREAKTVVLRCIADLSKNGLSHQGRIRIGMMVELPSVIPILDELAAESDFLSIGTNDFVQYMLAVDRTNEKVAQYYQPGHPAVLRGLHAIVQAAIRQGKPVSVCGELAHEPEYIAFLIGIGVRRLSVNPQYLPHTQQIIRQLELRKAQSYASTLLCKATVRETSEILMHYREYLEMAPVES, from the coding sequence ATGGAACCGGAAAACAACCAGAGACGCAATACCGATCATTTCAATCTGCTCTGCGATATGAGCGAGCTGACCACCATTCTGGCGGATTCGAAGAATATCGCCCATTTCCTCCGCCAGACGGCTCGGATGGTGGCCAGACACCTCCATGCGGATGTCTGCTCGATCTATCTTTTCGACGATCAGCGGCATGAACTGGTCCTTCGGGCCACGATCGGCCTGAATCCCGCATCGGAAGGGAAAGTGCGGCTCAAATCCGGAGAAGGGCTGGTGGGTATGGCGATGCTCTCACGCCAGCCTGTTTGCGAGGGGTTTGCCAGCAGCAGCCGCCATTTCAAATATTTCGAGGAGACCGGAGAAGAACGTTTCGAGAGTTTTCTGGCCGTGCCGATCATCCGCGGGATCGAAAATATCGGGGTACTGGTCGTGCAGCACAGCCAGCGGGACTATTTCGATGAAACCGACATGATGGCGCTCAAGGCAACGGCGTCCCAACTGGCAGGGGCCATCGAAAATGCGCGGCTTCTGATGGATATGGCCGAAACGCCGCAACGCGGCGCCTGTGTACCCGAAAGCCTGCGGTTCGTGAGGGGGCGGAGCGCATCTTCCGGATTCGCCCTGGCGCCGTGCGTGAAATTCGAAAAGGCGGGCGCGCTGCTGTTCGACGATGACCTGACGGAAGCAGGCAGCCATCTGGGCATGGCCGAATTTCAGGAGGCCTTCCACAAGACGCTCGAACAGTTGAAGACCTTGCAGGATCGATTTGCGCAGCGCCTTCCCGAGAGCGCATCGCTCATATTCACCGCGCATTTCATGATTCTCAAGGACAGCCGTTTCCACACCGAAATCATGGCCAAAATCCAGGCAGGCATGGACGCCTGCCGCGCCGTCAAAGCCGTTACCCGGCACTATATCGCCATGTTTTCCGCCAGCCCCTATCTGTATCTGCGGGAAAAAGTCATCGACATGCAGGATCTGGGTGCCCGGCTGATCGAGAACCTCATGGATCGGAACACGGATTCCCACGGGGGATTGCAGCACCGCATCGTCATTGCCAAGGAACTCTATCCTTCCGATATTCTGAAGCTGGCTTCCCAGGATGTCGCGGGGATCGTGCTGGTCAGCGGCGGCATCACCAGCCACGTTTCCATTCTGGCCCAGTCGCTGCAGATCCCCACCTTGATTGTCGACAAACCCGATCTGCTGACCATCCCCGACAATACCCCCGTGCTGATGGATGCCGATATCGGCAATCTCTATGTCGATCCATCGCAGCGCATTCTGAAGCAGTTCGAAGAACGCAACAGCGCGCGGGTTCAGGCATCCCGGCTTTCGCGGCAGATGGAGCCTGCTACGTGCACGGCGGACGGAGAGCGGGTGCATTTGTATGCCAACATCAACCTGCTCAGTGAACTGCCGCTGGCAAACCAGTTGCTTGCAGAGGGTATCGGGCTCTACCGCTCCGAATTTCCCTTCATCATCCGATCGAATTTCCCTTCGGAAGAAGAGCAGTACCAGATTTACAAACGGCTGATCGAACAGATGCCCGGCAAGCCGGTGGTGATCCGAACCCTCGATATCGGGGGAGACAAAGTACTGGCCTATTCGGATTCGACAGGCGAGGCCAATCCGGAGCTGGGGCTTCGATCCATCCGATTTTCCCTCCAGAATACGGAAATTTTCGAGCAGCAGATCCGGGCGGTGCTGCGGGCAGGGGCCGATCATCCGGATGTGGGCATCATGTTTCCCATGATCTGCTCGCTCGATGAGCTGCGCGAAGCCAAAACCGTCGTTCTGCGCTGTATTGCGGACCTGTCGAAAAATGGTCTTTCCCATCAGGGCCGGATACGCATCGGGATGATGGTGGAGTTGCCCTCGGTGATCCCGATTCTGGATGAACTGGCGGCCGAATCGGATTTTCTCTCCATCGGTACGAACGATTTTGTCCAGTACATGCTTGCGGTGGACCGGACCAACGAAAAGGTGGCGCAGTACTATCAGCCGGGGCATCCGGCTGTGCTGAGGGGGCTGCATGCGATCGTCCAGGCGGCCATCCGGCAGGGCAAACCCGTTTCGGTCTGTGGCGAGCTGGCCCATGAGCCTGAATACATCGCCTTTCTGATCGGCATCGGCGTGCGCCGGCTGAGCGTGAATCCGCAATATCTGCCGCACACCCAGCAAATCATCCGGCAGCTCGAGCTCAGAAAGGCGCAGTCCTACGCCAGCACCCTGCTGTGCAAGGCAACTGTCCGGGAAACCTCGGAAATCCTGATGCACTATCGGGAATATCTGGAAATGGCGCCTGTCGAATCCTGA
- a CDS encoding amidohydrolase family protein, translating into MVPMEENGSARPDETIIIRAGWLIDGKGDAPLRDRIIEIKNGEIRSVRPGYSGIFCGEGASVCLLDWQDATVMPAWIDCHVHLGMSGTCDADERKAQLQADEETLRPVIERHLGAYRQWGVVAVRHGGDRFGLALRYCREKRLSKAGLPIQVACAAAAWHRQGRYGSLIGHAPAPGLSLAQAIERALSVDPQDRPDHVKIVQSGLNSLTHFGHESAPQFSLEELRQAVAVTRNAGLPVMVHANGREPVDLAVKAGCGSIEHGFFIGRDVLLRMADAGTVWVPTAVTMKAYAEALPAGSLQADIARRTLDEQIRQLRLARQFGVRVAMGTDAGSMGVHHGRSYLEEFRLFLAAGYTVGEAAGCAARQGAALLGLDRLGTIEAGKQAVLVKIGGGPEMVPNHLEHLAVADFTR; encoded by the coding sequence ATGGTTCCGATGGAAGAAAATGGATCGGCCCGGCCGGATGAAACGATCATCATCCGCGCAGGATGGCTGATCGACGGAAAGGGTGATGCGCCCCTCCGGGATCGGATCATCGAAATCAAAAACGGCGAAATCCGCTCGGTTCGCCCCGGTTATTCGGGGATTTTCTGTGGCGAGGGCGCATCGGTTTGCCTGCTGGACTGGCAGGATGCCACGGTGATGCCTGCCTGGATTGACTGCCATGTGCATCTGGGCATGTCGGGTACATGCGATGCAGACGAGCGAAAAGCGCAGCTTCAGGCGGATGAGGAAACGCTCAGGCCCGTCATCGAGCGGCACCTTGGGGCGTACCGTCAATGGGGGGTTGTGGCTGTCCGGCACGGGGGGGACCGATTCGGTCTTGCCCTGCGGTATTGCCGGGAAAAACGCCTCTCGAAAGCGGGACTGCCCATTCAGGTGGCCTGTGCGGCGGCGGCATGGCACCGGCAGGGCCGATATGGAAGCCTCATCGGTCATGCGCCTGCCCCCGGGCTTTCGCTGGCCCAAGCCATCGAGCGGGCGCTTTCAGTGGATCCGCAGGACAGGCCCGATCATGTCAAGATCGTGCAGTCGGGTCTCAACAGCCTGACTCATTTCGGCCACGAAAGCGCTCCCCAGTTTTCGCTGGAGGAATTGCGGCAGGCCGTGGCGGTGACACGGAATGCAGGACTTCCGGTCATGGTCCACGCCAACGGGCGGGAGCCGGTCGATCTTGCCGTGAAAGCCGGTTGCGGCTCCATCGAACACGGATTTTTCATAGGCAGGGATGTGCTGCTCCGGATGGCGGATGCCGGGACCGTGTGGGTGCCGACTGCTGTCACGATGAAGGCATACGCGGAAGCGCTTCCTGCCGGTTCCCTCCAGGCCGATATTGCCAGAAGGACGCTCGATGAGCAGATTCGGCAATTGCGGCTTGCCAGGCAATTCGGTGTGCGGGTCGCCATGGGAACGGATGCCGGCAGCATGGGGGTCCATCATGGCAGAAGCTATCTGGAAGAGTTCCGCCTGTTTCTGGCGGCAGGATACACCGTGGGTGAAGCCGCGGGATGCGCCGCCCGGCAGGGGGCCGCGCTTTTGGGGCTCGACAGGCTGGGGACCATCGAAGCAGGCAAGCAGGCGGTGCTGGTGAAGATCGGTGGCGGCCCAGAAATGGTTCCCAATCATCTCGAACATCTGGCTGTCGCGGATTTTACCCGATAG
- the cbiB gene encoding adenosylcobinamide-phosphate synthase CbiB: protein MQNVSWLVIPAAFLLDLLLTDPIHFPHPVRWMGKAIERIEPIFRKLPVHLVVSGSLFCLTLVSATWFLGWLSMRWAYAISSLFGWLLECVLLWYCISAGSLAEASGAVVHQLFHHGIESARKAVSMIVGRDTRTLDASGVLRAALETTAENFVDGVLAPLIYYAIGGIPLALAYKMINTLDSMVGYRNPAYLHFGKASARLDDLANWLPARISVLFIAIAAQMLNRQGQNALRTAWQEGAEHLSPNSGLPEAAFAGALHVRLNGPNVYHGILVEKPYIGKAFGGVTPRHVFQSIDLLMLASLLAAGALSIAIWLQHI from the coding sequence ATGCAAAACGTTTCCTGGCTGGTAATTCCGGCCGCTTTTCTGCTGGATCTCCTGCTAACCGATCCCATCCATTTTCCCCATCCCGTTCGCTGGATGGGAAAGGCCATCGAGCGCATAGAGCCCATTTTTCGGAAACTGCCTGTTCACCTGGTCGTCTCCGGTTCGCTGTTTTGCCTCACCCTCGTATCGGCCACCTGGTTCCTGGGGTGGTTGAGCATGCGCTGGGCCTATGCCATTTCTTCCCTATTCGGGTGGTTGCTGGAATGCGTGCTGCTCTGGTATTGTATTTCCGCAGGAAGCCTTGCTGAAGCATCCGGCGCAGTTGTCCATCAGTTGTTCCACCATGGCATCGAATCTGCCCGGAAAGCCGTTTCCATGATTGTCGGACGCGACACCCGAACGCTCGATGCAAGCGGGGTGCTGCGCGCAGCCTTGGAAACCACTGCCGAGAATTTCGTCGACGGGGTTCTGGCGCCGCTCATCTATTATGCCATCGGAGGCATTCCCCTGGCGCTCGCTTATAAAATGATCAATACGCTGGATTCCATGGTCGGATACCGCAACCCGGCTTACCTTCATTTCGGAAAAGCATCCGCCCGTCTCGATGATCTTGCCAACTGGCTCCCCGCCCGGATATCGGTTCTTTTCATCGCCATCGCCGCACAGATGCTGAACCGACAGGGCCAAAACGCACTCCGAACGGCGTGGCAGGAAGGCGCCGAGCATCTGAGCCCCAACTCCGGCCTCCCGGAAGCCGCTTTCGCCGGAGCGCTACATGTCCGCCTGAACGGCCCCAACGTCTATCATGGCATCCTGGTTGAAAAACCGTATATTGGCAAAGCGTTCGGCGGGGTAACCCCGCGTCATGTCTTCCAGTCCATCGATCTGCTGATGCTCGCAAGCCTGCTTGCGGCAGGCGCTCTATCGATCGCCATCTGGCTCCAACATATCTGA
- a CDS encoding GNAT family N-acetyltransferase → MKCPKEVVMKNGREAVIRALEPSDREALIRFYREVPECDRWFMRYDVLDPKTIQKWIDGIDIGTVHSVIALCEDSIVGHASLHLRQTGCTQHIGRLRIMILPEYRHMRLGTWMLLDIIKLAMDLGLEELRADFVAGIEDAAIEAAIKLDFFERAELRNYVKDSCGNLHHLVIMSKRLHKNWGDF, encoded by the coding sequence GTGAAATGCCCGAAAGAAGTGGTGATGAAAAACGGGAGAGAAGCGGTCATCCGGGCGCTCGAGCCCTCCGATCGGGAAGCCCTCATCCGGTTTTACCGCGAAGTGCCCGAATGTGACCGCTGGTTCATGCGCTATGATGTGCTCGACCCCAAAACGATTCAGAAATGGATTGACGGCATCGATATCGGCACCGTCCATTCGGTGATCGCCCTGTGCGAGGATTCGATCGTCGGGCATGCCAGCCTCCACCTGCGCCAGACCGGATGCACCCAGCATATCGGCAGGCTCCGCATCATGATCTTACCCGAATACCGCCACATGCGCCTCGGCACCTGGATGCTGCTCGATATCATCAAACTGGCGATGGACCTCGGCCTCGAAGAGTTGCGCGCGGACTTTGTGGCAGGCATCGAGGATGCGGCCATCGAAGCGGCCATCAAACTCGATTTTTTCGAAAGGGCGGAGCTTCGCAATTACGTGAAGGATTCCTGCGGAAACCTGCACCATCTGGTCATCATGAGCAAGCGTCTGCACAAGAACTGGGGGGATTTTTGA
- a CDS encoding NUDIX hydrolase: MGAIVRNVKTLHRGRVFTLTTEEISLSNGNDTAIDIIRHPGASAIVPVNEAGEVILLRQYRHAVSDTIWEIPAGTFNGKEDPIDCASRELTEETGFEAASWRKLGEITPVPGYSDERIHLFLATRLAPASQHLDPDEVLAICPVAFGKAIEMIRTGEIQDAKTIAGLFLAMPWIADPAGGSRLTG, encoded by the coding sequence ATGGGTGCCATTGTACGGAACGTGAAGACACTGCACCGGGGTAGGGTCTTCACGCTGACGACCGAAGAAATCTCGCTTTCGAATGGAAACGATACCGCCATCGATATCATCCGGCATCCCGGTGCATCGGCCATCGTTCCGGTCAACGAAGCCGGGGAAGTGATCCTGCTGCGCCAGTATCGCCATGCCGTTTCGGATACGATCTGGGAAATTCCGGCTGGGACATTCAACGGGAAGGAAGACCCGATCGATTGCGCCAGCAGGGAATTGACGGAAGAGACGGGTTTTGAGGCGGCCTCCTGGCGGAAACTCGGCGAAATTACGCCTGTTCCGGGATATTCGGATGAGCGGATTCATCTGTTTCTGGCCACCCGGCTTGCCCCGGCCAGTCAGCATCTCGATCCGGACGAGGTGCTGGCGATCTGTCCCGTGGCTTTCGGAAAAGCAATCGAAATGATCCGAACCGGTGAAATTCAAGATGCAAAGACCATTGCCGGGCTGTTTCTCGCGATGCCCTGGATCGCTGATCCGGCAGGAGGATCCCGCCTGACGGGTTGA